Proteins encoded in a region of the Osmerus mordax isolate fOsmMor3 chromosome 17, fOsmMor3.pri, whole genome shotgun sequence genome:
- the ntf3 gene encoding neurotrophin-3 isoform X1, which produces MLNTVYILQVNLVMSILLSVMFLAYLYGIQATNMDRQQSTQDPLNSLIIKLLQADLTRDRPRQGQDQGQWDNHGEGRDNEPQDKLPPLGLPGPNSPLDNPISPDRWSSSSVSQPLTSLSSELLTQHKRYNSPRVLLSDRLPLQPPPLYLIDDYTGSSDGANNTGVRKKRYAEHKSYRGEYSVCDSESQWVTDKTNAVDIRGRHVTVLGQIKTSATAEVKQYFYETKCRTAKPYRSGCRGIDDKHWNSQCKTSQTYVRALTQERSTVGWRWIRIDTSCVCALSRKHRRT; this is translated from the exons ATGTTAAACACAGTCTAC ATCTTACAGGTGAATCTAGTGATGTCCATCCTGTTGTCCGTCATGTTCCTCGCGTACCTCTATGGTATCCAGGCAACCAATATGGACCGGCAGCAGTCAACCCAGGACCCTCTCAACTCCCTCATCATCAAGCTGCTTCAGGCTGACCTGACCAGGGACCGACCCCgacagggccaggaccagggccaatGGGACAACCATGGGGAGGGCCGGGACAATGAGCCACAGGATAAGCTACCCCCACTGGGCCTGCCAGGCCCCAACAGCCCCTTAGACAACCCGATCTCCCCGGACAGGTGGAGCTCGAGCTCTGTCTCCCAGCCACTCACCTCCCTGTCCTCAGAACTGCTGACGCAGCACAAACGCTACAACTCCCCCCGGGTGCTGCTTAGCGACAGgctgcccctccagcccccgccCCTTTACCTCATAGACGACTACACGGGCAGCTCGGACGGCGCTAACAACACAGGCGTCCGCAAGAAGCGCTACGCCGAGCACAAGAGCTACCGCGGCGAGTACTCGGTGTGCGACAGCGAGAGCCAGTGGGTGACCGACAAAACCAACGCGGTGGACATCAGGGGACGTCACGTGACCGTGCTGGGACAAATCAAGACCAGCGCCACGGCGGAGGTCAAACAGTACTTTTACGAGACCAAGTGTCGGACTGCCAAACCCTACAGAAGCGGCTGCCGAGGGATCGACGACAAGCACTGGAACTCGCAGTGCAAGACGTCGCAGACGTACGTGCGCGCGCTCACGCAGGAGAGGAGCACCGTGGGCTGGCGCTGGATACGCATAGACACGTCCTGCGTCTGTGCGTTGTCACGGAAACACCGCAGGACATGA
- the ntf3 gene encoding neurotrophin-3 isoform X2 — translation MSILLSVMFLAYLYGIQATNMDRQQSTQDPLNSLIIKLLQADLTRDRPRQGQDQGQWDNHGEGRDNEPQDKLPPLGLPGPNSPLDNPISPDRWSSSSVSQPLTSLSSELLTQHKRYNSPRVLLSDRLPLQPPPLYLIDDYTGSSDGANNTGVRKKRYAEHKSYRGEYSVCDSESQWVTDKTNAVDIRGRHVTVLGQIKTSATAEVKQYFYETKCRTAKPYRSGCRGIDDKHWNSQCKTSQTYVRALTQERSTVGWRWIRIDTSCVCALSRKHRRT, via the coding sequence ATGTCCATCCTGTTGTCCGTCATGTTCCTCGCGTACCTCTATGGTATCCAGGCAACCAATATGGACCGGCAGCAGTCAACCCAGGACCCTCTCAACTCCCTCATCATCAAGCTGCTTCAGGCTGACCTGACCAGGGACCGACCCCgacagggccaggaccagggccaatGGGACAACCATGGGGAGGGCCGGGACAATGAGCCACAGGATAAGCTACCCCCACTGGGCCTGCCAGGCCCCAACAGCCCCTTAGACAACCCGATCTCCCCGGACAGGTGGAGCTCGAGCTCTGTCTCCCAGCCACTCACCTCCCTGTCCTCAGAACTGCTGACGCAGCACAAACGCTACAACTCCCCCCGGGTGCTGCTTAGCGACAGgctgcccctccagcccccgccCCTTTACCTCATAGACGACTACACGGGCAGCTCGGACGGCGCTAACAACACAGGCGTCCGCAAGAAGCGCTACGCCGAGCACAAGAGCTACCGCGGCGAGTACTCGGTGTGCGACAGCGAGAGCCAGTGGGTGACCGACAAAACCAACGCGGTGGACATCAGGGGACGTCACGTGACCGTGCTGGGACAAATCAAGACCAGCGCCACGGCGGAGGTCAAACAGTACTTTTACGAGACCAAGTGTCGGACTGCCAAACCCTACAGAAGCGGCTGCCGAGGGATCGACGACAAGCACTGGAACTCGCAGTGCAAGACGTCGCAGACGTACGTGCGCGCGCTCACGCAGGAGAGGAGCACCGTGGGCTGGCGCTGGATACGCATAGACACGTCCTGCGTCTGTGCGTTGTCACGGAAACACCGCAGGACATGA
- the ntf3 gene encoding neurotrophin-3 isoform X3, with translation MSILLSVMFLAYLYGIQATNMDRQQSTQDPLNSLIIKLLQADLTRDRPRQGQDQGPNSPLDNPISPDRWSSSSVSQPLTSLSSELLTQHKRYNSPRVLLSDRLPLQPPPLYLIDDYTGSSDGANNTGVRKKRYAEHKSYRGEYSVCDSESQWVTDKTNAVDIRGRHVTVLGQIKTSATAEVKQYFYETKCRTAKPYRSGCRGIDDKHWNSQCKTSQTYVRALTQERSTVGWRWIRIDTSCVCALSRKHRRT, from the exons ATGTCCATCCTGTTGTCCGTCATGTTCCTCGCGTACCTCTATGGTATCCAGGCAACCAATATGGACCGGCAGCAGTCAACCCAGGACCCTCTCAACTCCCTCATCATCAAGCTGCTTCAGGCTGACCTGACCAGGGACCGACCCCgacagggccaggaccagg GCCCCAACAGCCCCTTAGACAACCCGATCTCCCCGGACAGGTGGAGCTCGAGCTCTGTCTCCCAGCCACTCACCTCCCTGTCCTCAGAACTGCTGACGCAGCACAAACGCTACAACTCCCCCCGGGTGCTGCTTAGCGACAGgctgcccctccagcccccgccCCTTTACCTCATAGACGACTACACGGGCAGCTCGGACGGCGCTAACAACACAGGCGTCCGCAAGAAGCGCTACGCCGAGCACAAGAGCTACCGCGGCGAGTACTCGGTGTGCGACAGCGAGAGCCAGTGGGTGACCGACAAAACCAACGCGGTGGACATCAGGGGACGTCACGTGACCGTGCTGGGACAAATCAAGACCAGCGCCACGGCGGAGGTCAAACAGTACTTTTACGAGACCAAGTGTCGGACTGCCAAACCCTACAGAAGCGGCTGCCGAGGGATCGACGACAAGCACTGGAACTCGCAGTGCAAGACGTCGCAGACGTACGTGCGCGCGCTCACGCAGGAGAGGAGCACCGTGGGCTGGCGCTGGATACGCATAGACACGTCCTGCGTCTGTGCGTTGTCACGGAAACACCGCAGGACATGA